One Myxococcales bacterium genomic region harbors:
- a CDS encoding LysR family transcriptional regulator → MIEPTLDPQEMLVFAAVARARGIRGASALLGIPRSTIGRRLEALERAVGERLVHRTTRAFTLTRTGALLAERCEELREVVERASSLVRDAATEVSGVVRISVAPGLEPLLPDVLGRLALTYPRLVLEVSVTIELEEPRRGGIDVALRVGAPADSSEHVAMKLGAAPTGTFASPGYLASRGAPRRPADLVDHECVLVGRKPRTTWSFRGSERDEVVVVRGRTRVDSPALARELAARGVGIVRTPRHLASPFVEARRLTPVLEAYWPTSSAYVVYAGGKVPRRVRVVVDALREGARGALGAP, encoded by the coding sequence GTGATCGAGCCAACCCTGGACCCTCAAGAGATGCTCGTCTTCGCGGCGGTCGCGCGCGCCCGTGGCATTCGTGGAGCCTCGGCGCTGCTCGGCATCCCGCGGTCGACGATCGGTCGTCGGCTCGAGGCGCTCGAGCGCGCCGTCGGGGAGCGGCTCGTCCACCGCACGACCCGCGCCTTCACCCTGACGCGGACGGGCGCGCTGCTCGCGGAGCGCTGCGAGGAGCTCCGCGAGGTCGTCGAGCGGGCGAGCTCGCTCGTACGGGACGCGGCCACGGAGGTCTCGGGGGTCGTCCGTATCTCGGTCGCTCCTGGCCTCGAGCCTTTGCTCCCCGACGTGCTCGGGCGGCTCGCGCTCACGTACCCGCGCCTCGTCCTCGAGGTCTCGGTCACCATCGAGCTCGAGGAGCCTCGCCGCGGCGGCATCGACGTCGCCCTCCGCGTCGGTGCGCCCGCGGACAGCTCGGAGCACGTGGCGATGAAGCTCGGTGCCGCCCCCACCGGCACGTTCGCGTCGCCTGGCTACCTCGCGTCGCGAGGAGCGCCGCGTCGCCCGGCGGATCTCGTCGACCACGAGTGCGTGCTCGTCGGCCGCAAGCCGCGCACCACCTGGTCCTTCCGTGGCTCCGAACGGGACGAGGTGGTCGTCGTGCGAGGCCGGACGCGTGTCGACTCGCCCGCGCTAGCCCGGGAGCTTGCGGCGCGCGGGGTAGGGATCGTCCGAACGCCGCGGCACCTCGCGTCGCCGTTCGTCGAGGCGCGTCGCCTGACCCCTGTGCTCGAGGCCTACTGGCCCACGAGCTCCGCGTACGTCGTCTACGCCGGCGGGAAGGTGCCGCGTCGTGTGCGTGTGGTCGTCGACGCGCTCCGCGAGGGGGCGCGCGGAGCCCTCGGCGCTCCGTGA
- a CDS encoding S9 family peptidase, producing the protein MRALSSCRPLPLLVAFASLSLGASACEAVPPPSPAAPPAAPVAPKAPPQAAPSPSPVRAAILDPKLTPRRAFFVPPERTLVKMSPDGKRVAYVTARDGVPNVVVAKIDTPDVAEASTHDTLRGVRSYTWAMTGKHVVYRKDEDGTENYHLHALDVTTGADRDLTPIPRVQARLEARSRKHPREVAVALNERDARAHDVFVVDVVTGKRRLQRKNDEGIAAFVYDDELVPRVGLRVDSDGGTSYLVEDGTKRLATLLAKVPLQDTQATSPLGIDAAKRELYLVDSRGRDTAALVAIDLRTRASRVVVDDGQADIEGATFDPTTLRPDAAQATYAEPRWHLASDALARDFEALRELARGDSFDVVTRSLDDTRWLVAVSSPVHPTRYFSYDRAKDPKATPVARVLFSASKELEALEPSPVFSRVIRARDGLSLVSYLTLPRGADADHDGRPDAPLPMVLLVHGGPWARDGFGLSPKAQFLASRGYAVLSVNFRGSTGFGKAFVDAGDREWSKKMNDDLVDAVAWAQNEHIAEPGRVAFVGSSYGGYAALAGLGGAPDKVACAVDVAGPVNVPRFLGASTPAFPAEAEELERRVGSGKTAEGRAELTKISPLTFASRITKPLLVVHGEKDPRVRLDDVKELTALAGKNGQPVTLVVFPNEGHGVARPDNRLAVDVLTEAFLARCLGGRYAPVGADLDGVQMTVPIGKSELPGPLEPTPRPKPSAP; encoded by the coding sequence ATGCGCGCGCTCTCCTCGTGCCGGCCCCTCCCGCTCCTCGTCGCGTTCGCTTCGCTCTCGTTGGGCGCTTCGGCGTGCGAGGCGGTCCCCCCGCCTTCACCGGCCGCGCCCCCCGCCGCGCCCGTCGCCCCGAAGGCGCCTCCCCAGGCCGCTCCGAGCCCGAGCCCCGTCCGAGCGGCGATCCTCGACCCGAAGCTGACCCCGCGGAGAGCGTTCTTCGTGCCGCCGGAGCGCACCCTCGTGAAGATGAGCCCCGACGGAAAACGCGTCGCGTACGTGACCGCGCGCGACGGCGTGCCGAACGTCGTCGTCGCGAAGATCGACACGCCGGACGTGGCCGAGGCGAGCACGCACGACACCCTCCGCGGCGTGCGCTCCTACACGTGGGCCATGACCGGCAAACACGTCGTCTACCGCAAAGACGAGGACGGGACCGAGAACTACCACCTCCACGCGCTCGACGTGACCACCGGGGCCGACCGTGACCTCACGCCGATCCCGCGGGTCCAGGCGCGCCTCGAGGCGCGGAGCCGCAAGCACCCGCGCGAGGTGGCCGTCGCCCTGAACGAGCGCGACGCGCGGGCCCACGACGTGTTCGTGGTCGACGTCGTCACGGGCAAGCGGCGCCTTCAGCGCAAGAACGACGAGGGCATCGCGGCCTTCGTCTACGACGACGAGCTCGTGCCGCGCGTAGGCCTCCGCGTCGACTCCGACGGAGGCACGTCGTACCTCGTGGAGGACGGGACGAAGCGCCTCGCCACGCTCCTCGCCAAGGTGCCCTTACAAGACACGCAGGCCACGTCTCCGCTCGGGATCGACGCGGCCAAGCGCGAGCTCTACCTCGTCGACTCGCGCGGGCGAGACACGGCGGCGCTCGTCGCGATCGATCTTCGCACGCGTGCGTCGCGGGTCGTGGTGGACGACGGCCAGGCCGACATCGAGGGGGCCACGTTCGATCCGACCACGCTCCGGCCCGACGCCGCCCAGGCGACCTACGCCGAGCCACGATGGCACCTCGCGAGCGACGCGCTCGCCCGCGATTTCGAGGCGCTCCGTGAGCTCGCCCGGGGCGACTCGTTCGACGTCGTCACCCGCTCGCTCGACGATACGCGGTGGCTCGTCGCCGTGAGCTCGCCCGTCCACCCGACCCGCTATTTTTCCTACGACAGGGCCAAGGACCCGAAGGCGACGCCGGTCGCGAGGGTCCTCTTCTCGGCGTCGAAGGAGCTCGAGGCGCTCGAGCCCTCGCCCGTGTTCTCGCGCGTGATCCGAGCGCGTGACGGCCTCTCGCTCGTCTCGTACCTGACGCTCCCGCGCGGCGCCGACGCCGACCACGACGGTCGCCCCGACGCTCCGCTCCCGATGGTGCTGCTCGTGCACGGCGGCCCGTGGGCGCGGGACGGGTTCGGGCTCTCGCCGAAGGCGCAGTTCCTCGCGAGCCGCGGGTACGCCGTGCTCTCGGTCAATTTCCGAGGCTCCACGGGCTTCGGGAAGGCCTTCGTCGACGCCGGGGATCGCGAGTGGTCGAAGAAGATGAACGACGATCTCGTCGACGCCGTGGCGTGGGCCCAAAACGAGCACATCGCCGAGCCGGGCAGGGTGGCGTTCGTGGGCTCGAGCTACGGCGGGTACGCGGCGCTCGCGGGGCTCGGGGGCGCGCCGGACAAGGTCGCGTGCGCGGTCGACGTGGCCGGGCCCGTGAACGTGCCGCGGTTCCTCGGCGCGAGCACACCCGCGTTCCCCGCCGAGGCCGAAGAGCTGGAGAGGCGGGTCGGCTCCGGGAAGACCGCGGAGGGGCGCGCCGAGCTCACGAAGATCTCGCCGCTCACGTTCGCGTCGCGCATCACGAAGCCTCTGCTCGTCGTGCACGGCGAGAAGGACCCGCGAGTGCGCCTCGACGACGTCAAAGAGCTCACGGCCCTCGCGGGCAAGAACGGTCAGCCGGTGACCCTCGTGGTCTTCCCGAACGAGGGCCACGGTGTCGCGCGCCCCGACAATCGCCTCGCCGTCGACGTGCTCACCGAGGCCTTCCTGGCGCGCTGCTTGGGCGGCCGCTACGCCCCGGTCGGGGCCGACCTCGACGGGGTGCAAATGACCGTACCCATTGGAAAATCCGAGCTTCCGGGGCCCCTCGAGCCCACCCCTCGCCCGAAGCCCTCGGCGCCGTAG
- a CDS encoding GNAT family N-acetyltransferase, translated as MGDDLASIGQDFGAFVKKKREDSRRRADGLVPALHLWAIVEGRFAGRISIRRELTPALRVEGGNIGYDTVPSFRGRGIATEMLRRALPIARRLGLAEVLLTCNDTNAASIRVIEGNGGVLVTTKALAPNRPLKRYYRITLG; from the coding sequence ATGGGCGACGACCTCGCTTCGATTGGGCAGGACTTCGGCGCGTTCGTGAAGAAGAAACGAGAGGACTCGCGGAGACGCGCGGACGGGCTCGTGCCGGCGCTCCACCTCTGGGCCATCGTCGAAGGGCGCTTCGCGGGCCGCATCTCGATCCGCCGCGAGCTGACTCCGGCCCTTCGCGTGGAGGGCGGAAATATCGGCTACGACACCGTCCCCTCGTTTCGAGGGCGCGGCATCGCCACCGAGATGCTCCGGAGAGCCTTGCCGATCGCGCGGAGGCTCGGGCTCGCCGAGGTCCTCCTCACGTGCAACGACACGAACGCCGCCTCGATTCGTGTCATCGAAGGGAACGGAGGCGTGCTCGTCACGACCAAGGCCCTCGCGCCGAACCGGCCCCTCAAGCGGTATTATCGAATCACGTTAGGGTGA
- a CDS encoding DUF4265 domain-containing protein, whose amino-acid sequence MSTEYLSFLLDVVDGWPPVGVECLPVRETPRGHEVLAAPLFVRDVSVGDVLLVERDDQERVTSFTHAFRSSHSTIWLLRTGPGVDVEQVLEEVRNVGCSTTALDRLGAYSICVPSNVAMFDVDSVLDRLSEDDLAVAFPSSRHPE is encoded by the coding sequence ATGTCGACCGAGTACCTGAGCTTCCTGCTCGATGTCGTGGACGGGTGGCCGCCCGTCGGCGTCGAGTGCTTGCCCGTGCGAGAGACGCCACGTGGGCACGAAGTCCTTGCTGCGCCCCTGTTCGTTCGTGACGTGTCGGTCGGAGATGTGCTGCTGGTCGAGCGTGATGACCAAGAGCGCGTGACCTCCTTCACGCACGCCTTCCGCTCGAGCCATTCGACGATTTGGCTTCTGCGCACCGGACCGGGCGTGGACGTCGAGCAAGTACTCGAGGAGGTGCGTAACGTGGGGTGCAGCACGACGGCGCTGGACCGTCTCGGAGCGTACAGCATCTGCGTTCCGTCGAACGTCGCCATGTTCGACGTCGACAGCGTGCTGGACCGCCTTTCAGAGGATGATCTTGCGGTAGCGTTCCCGTCGTCTCGTCACCCGGAGTAA
- a CDS encoding transglutaminase family protein: protein MDPARRRAFVAAFAAVLVTTTTLTSFADRGPTLHEPIGEDPREDVALSVSLDGELPAALDTRSGLVTAPDPTKLDDTKRAPYAPGPSGPGGAPDSTFSPDRNTKKPDALPYDEPFRPSTAPFKRLSAYDAVDESFVLYVRGPKLTQLSRDTGPVVPATEETFFADLVVDIVPGHPSRIPSVGPGTRIVKSRAGVGTEDVPVRISKDSAENWFVEGTTMSRVRLVMQLAIARAAFGGTFGDPSWDRLPYVPPLPPNVARAQANVAKALGVGRQLSPHDNVTRLVAYFRSFQDWDESPPPVHDIYTDLALSKKGVCRHRAFAFLITALGMGIPTRMIANEAHAWVEVHDGTRFVRIDLGGAGNMLRDPQSSNVPFEAPPDPFSWPVGATRGDDLASRPPPSDPRNPSPNGPSQGGPKAPASADPKGASGDSPAPQGSSSKSSSGGDPSSSSSQGGMSKEGGSTRAPNLDDARPKATVDLSLPQKSASRGGKLVAEGVVKADGEPCPRVTVEIVLREKQGHETIVGHLATDDHGKYGGSLTLPRALPVGDYDLVARTPGDARCGQGASK, encoded by the coding sequence TTGGACCCCGCGCGACGCAGAGCCTTCGTCGCGGCCTTCGCGGCCGTGCTCGTGACGACGACCACCCTCACGTCGTTCGCCGATCGCGGCCCCACGCTCCACGAGCCCATCGGCGAAGATCCACGCGAGGACGTGGCGCTCTCGGTGAGCCTCGACGGCGAGCTGCCCGCCGCGCTCGACACACGCTCGGGGCTCGTCACCGCGCCCGATCCCACGAAGCTCGACGACACGAAGCGCGCCCCGTACGCCCCGGGGCCGAGCGGCCCGGGTGGCGCGCCCGACAGCACCTTCTCGCCCGACCGCAACACGAAGAAGCCCGACGCCCTCCCGTACGACGAACCCTTTCGCCCGTCGACGGCCCCGTTCAAGCGTTTGTCGGCCTACGACGCGGTCGACGAGAGCTTCGTGCTCTACGTTCGAGGGCCCAAGCTCACGCAGCTCTCGCGGGACACGGGCCCGGTCGTGCCGGCCACCGAAGAGACGTTCTTCGCCGACCTCGTGGTCGACATCGTACCGGGGCACCCCTCCCGCATCCCGAGCGTGGGCCCCGGCACGCGCATCGTCAAATCGAGGGCCGGCGTCGGCACGGAGGACGTGCCGGTGCGCATCTCGAAGGACAGCGCCGAGAACTGGTTCGTCGAGGGGACGACCATGTCGCGCGTGCGCCTCGTCATGCAGCTCGCGATCGCGCGCGCGGCCTTCGGCGGGACCTTCGGAGATCCGTCGTGGGACAGGCTCCCGTACGTGCCGCCGCTGCCGCCCAACGTGGCTCGCGCGCAGGCGAACGTCGCGAAGGCGCTCGGCGTCGGCCGGCAGCTCTCCCCCCACGACAACGTGACGCGCCTCGTGGCCTACTTCCGCAGCTTCCAAGACTGGGACGAGAGCCCGCCGCCGGTGCATGATATTTACACGGATCTCGCGCTCTCGAAGAAGGGTGTGTGCCGCCATCGTGCGTTCGCTTTCCTGATCACGGCGCTCGGGATGGGGATCCCCACGCGCATGATCGCGAACGAGGCGCACGCCTGGGTCGAGGTGCACGACGGGACACGCTTCGTGCGGATCGACCTCGGCGGCGCGGGGAACATGCTCCGAGACCCCCAATCCTCGAACGTGCCCTTCGAGGCGCCGCCCGACCCGTTCTCGTGGCCCGTGGGTGCCACCCGCGGCGACGACCTCGCCTCGCGACCTCCCCCGTCGGATCCTCGGAACCCGTCGCCGAATGGGCCGTCCCAAGGTGGCCCGAAAGCCCCGGCGAGCGCCGACCCGAAGGGCGCCTCGGGAGACTCCCCCGCCCCCCAAGGGTCTTCGTCGAAGAGCTCGTCCGGCGGCGATCCGTCGTCCTCTTCGTCCCAGGGTGGCATGTCGAAAGAAGGTGGCTCGACCAGAGCCCCGAACCTCGACGACGCGCGCCCTAAGGCCACGGTCGATCTCTCGCTGCCGCAAAAGAGCGCGTCGCGTGGGGGGAAGCTCGTCGCCGAGGGCGTCGTCAAGGCCGACGGCGAGCCGTGCCCTCGGGTCACGGTCGAGATCGTGCTCCGCGAGAAACAAGGGCACGAGACCATCGTCGGCCACCTCGCCACCGACGATCACGGGAAGTACGGAGGCAGCTTGACCTTGCCGAGAGCGCTCCCCGTGGGCGACTACGACCTCGTCGCACGCACCCCGGGCGACGCCCGCTGCGGCCAAGGAGCCTCCAAATGA
- a CDS encoding TetR/AcrR family transcriptional regulator has protein sequence MVTSKAKRAAPSEPAMRERIVRESTRLFSERGFDGTTLQDIAAAVKVTKPAVLHHFPSKEHVLRAVLGEIVAHWEATLPRLLLAATAGESRFDTVLGAVYRFFAEDPERTRVVLRHALDRPKEARALLRDKVRLWVGAIATYIRQGSEKGLHPEDVAPDAYVLLVLELIIVAAASWDTMREALPERERGREAFDKELFRIARTAIFTEPKPRGDDTKAAPRRTNGAPKTPAKPKKTTTR, from the coding sequence ATGGTCACCAGCAAGGCCAAACGCGCCGCGCCCTCCGAGCCCGCCATGCGGGAGCGCATCGTGCGCGAGTCCACGCGCCTCTTCTCGGAGCGCGGCTTCGACGGCACCACCCTGCAAGACATCGCCGCGGCCGTGAAGGTCACGAAGCCCGCCGTCTTGCACCACTTCCCGTCCAAAGAGCACGTGCTCCGCGCGGTGCTCGGCGAGATCGTGGCCCACTGGGAGGCGACGCTCCCGAGGCTCTTGCTCGCGGCGACGGCCGGGGAGAGCCGCTTCGACACCGTGCTCGGCGCCGTCTACCGGTTCTTCGCCGAAGATCCCGAGCGGACCCGCGTGGTCCTGCGGCACGCCCTCGATCGACCGAAGGAGGCCCGCGCCCTCCTCCGCGACAAGGTGCGCCTGTGGGTCGGCGCGATCGCCACGTACATCCGGCAGGGCTCCGAGAAGGGGCTCCACCCCGAGGACGTCGCCCCCGACGCGTACGTGCTGCTCGTGCTCGAGCTCATCATCGTGGCGGCCGCCTCGTGGGACACGATGCGCGAGGCGCTGCCCGAGCGCGAGCGAGGTCGCGAGGCCTTCGACAAAGAGCTCTTTCGGATCGCGCGCACAGCCATCTTCACCGAGCCGAAGCCCCGCGGTGACGACACGAAGGCCGCGCCCCGCCGCACGAACGGCGCCCCCAAGACCCCGGCCAAACCCAAGAAGACGACGACGAGGTAG
- a CDS encoding acyl-CoA dehydrogenase family protein, whose protein sequence is MANFFTDNDDLGFYLDRGIPWAELVAASEHGDEAFGSIDEAKELYRAVAESFGQIAAEVVAPRAARLDTEHSRIVDGEAVESPALREISQAMRDAELHKLCIPRELGGLNAPLTLYMLGAEALARADVSIMTHFSFHGGMALAALVFSAREGSTTFDVAKGTIEKTRFSQMIEEIARGEAWGCMDITEPNAGSDMAKLRTRAELDADGTWRISGQKIFITSGHGKWHFVIARTEDAADPSDPYAGLAGLSMFLVKAYDDLPNGEKKRYVTLDRFEEKLGHHGSVTAALSFDRVPAELIGKRGEGFRYMLVLMNNARVGVSFESIGLAEAAYRAAKEYAEVRTSMGKPIAKHEMIADMLDEMELDLVALRALAVSSAVHEELAQKLAIFGAFGAKKGPEAQKKAERDLARHQRISRRYTPLLKYLATEKSVEIARRAIQIHGGAGYTRDYPVEKLLRDALVLPIYEGTSQIQSLMAMKDTLMAAVARPQDLLRKTADARVRALSARDPLDRALARLQGGALAVTQLLLRKTAEGKLRSLANLPLASWPKAFAKDWNPKKDFAFAMLHAERYTRLLADEAIAEVLVEQARAFPERRGYAERWLERAEVRSRALQYEIAHTGERLLKKLAEPAAPSAAAAE, encoded by the coding sequence ATGGCGAACTTCTTCACCGACAACGACGACCTCGGCTTCTACCTCGATCGCGGCATCCCCTGGGCCGAGCTCGTCGCGGCGTCGGAGCACGGGGACGAGGCGTTCGGCTCGATCGACGAGGCCAAGGAGCTCTACCGCGCCGTGGCCGAGTCGTTCGGTCAGATCGCCGCCGAGGTCGTGGCGCCCCGCGCGGCCCGGCTCGACACCGAGCACTCGCGGATCGTCGACGGGGAGGCCGTCGAGTCCCCCGCCCTCCGCGAGATCTCGCAGGCCATGCGCGACGCGGAGCTCCACAAGCTGTGCATCCCGCGCGAGCTCGGCGGCCTCAACGCGCCGCTCACGCTCTACATGCTCGGGGCCGAGGCGCTCGCCCGCGCCGACGTGTCGATCATGACGCACTTCTCGTTCCACGGGGGCATGGCGCTCGCGGCGCTCGTCTTCTCGGCGCGCGAGGGCTCGACGACGTTCGACGTCGCGAAGGGCACCATCGAGAAGACCCGCTTTTCGCAGATGATCGAGGAGATCGCGCGCGGCGAGGCGTGGGGCTGCATGGACATCACCGAGCCCAACGCCGGGAGCGACATGGCCAAGCTCCGCACCCGCGCCGAGCTCGACGCCGACGGGACCTGGCGGATCTCGGGCCAGAAGATCTTCATCACGTCGGGCCACGGGAAGTGGCACTTCGTCATCGCCCGTACCGAGGACGCGGCCGACCCGAGCGACCCGTACGCGGGCCTCGCGGGCCTCAGCATGTTCCTCGTGAAGGCGTACGACGACCTCCCGAACGGCGAGAAGAAGCGCTACGTCACGCTCGACCGCTTCGAGGAGAAGCTCGGCCACCACGGCTCGGTCACGGCGGCGCTCTCGTTCGACCGTGTGCCCGCCGAGCTCATCGGAAAACGGGGCGAGGGGTTCCGCTACATGCTCGTGCTCATGAACAACGCGCGCGTCGGCGTGTCGTTCGAGAGCATCGGCCTCGCCGAGGCGGCCTACCGCGCCGCGAAGGAGTACGCCGAGGTGCGCACGTCGATGGGCAAGCCCATCGCCAAGCACGAGATGATCGCCGACATGCTCGACGAGATGGAGCTCGACCTCGTGGCCCTGCGCGCGCTCGCCGTGAGCTCGGCGGTGCACGAGGAGCTCGCGCAGAAGCTCGCCATCTTCGGCGCGTTCGGCGCCAAGAAGGGGCCCGAGGCGCAGAAGAAGGCCGAGCGCGACCTCGCCCGTCACCAGCGTATTTCGCGCCGCTACACCCCGCTCCTCAAGTACCTCGCCACCGAGAAGTCGGTCGAGATCGCGAGGCGCGCGATCCAGATCCACGGCGGCGCCGGCTACACACGCGACTACCCCGTCGAGAAGCTCCTCCGCGACGCGCTCGTGTTGCCGATCTACGAGGGCACGAGCCAGATCCAGTCGCTCATGGCCATGAAGGACACGCTCATGGCCGCCGTCGCGCGCCCGCAGGATCTCCTCCGAAAGACGGCCGACGCGCGTGTGCGTGCGCTCTCCGCGAGGGACCCGCTCGACCGCGCGCTGGCGCGGCTCCAAGGAGGGGCGCTCGCCGTGACGCAGCTCCTTCTGAGGAAGACGGCCGAGGGCAAGCTCCGCTCCCTCGCGAACCTGCCCCTCGCCTCGTGGCCCAAGGCGTTCGCGAAAGACTGGAACCCGAAGAAGGACTTCGCCTTCGCGATGCTGCACGCCGAGCGCTACACGCGCCTCCTGGCCGACGAGGCGATCGCCGAGGTGCTCGTCGAGCAGGCGAGGGCGTTCCCCGAGCGCCGTGGGTACGCCGAGCGGTGGCTCGAGCGCGCCGAGGTGCGGTCGCGCGCGCTGCAGTACGAGATCGCCCACACGGGCGAGAGGCTCTTGAAGAAGCTCGCCGAGCCGGCGGCCCCGAGCGCCGCGGCGGCCGAATAA
- a CDS encoding VWA domain-containing protein — MFVPFLYELRQKKVKVGPQEAVALARALVKGLHESSLDGFYHVARAICVHRETDLDPFDEAYLAHFKGIAAQSLEIVAELDDWLKDPRTRKELSAEELAALETLDMEELRKRFEERLKEQRSRHDGGNRWVGTGGTSPFGAQGAHPSGLRVGPAGGGKSAMGVADARRYKPYRSDLVLDVRQIEVALRKLRVFQREGQIDELDIEETVRETAKNAGELEIVLRPPRKSNTRVLLLMDVGGSMDPHAEVVSRLFSAAKRASNIRSLKTYYFHNCVYGRLYETERFSDPVLLKDVLEQCGPEWKLVLVGDAAMHPTELLGAGDWEYYTRGGGEMMPGIRWLMRLSDHFRRAAWLNPDPPAYWKGGTAEAISKVFSMFQLTLDGLGEAVTHLSRGDTKGR, encoded by the coding sequence GTGTTCGTGCCGTTTTTGTACGAGCTTCGGCAGAAGAAGGTGAAGGTCGGTCCGCAAGAGGCGGTGGCCCTCGCGAGGGCTCTCGTGAAGGGTCTCCACGAGAGCTCGCTCGACGGTTTTTACCACGTGGCGCGCGCCATCTGCGTGCACCGCGAGACCGACCTCGACCCGTTCGACGAGGCCTACCTCGCGCATTTCAAGGGCATCGCGGCGCAGAGCCTCGAGATCGTGGCCGAGCTCGACGATTGGCTCAAGGACCCACGCACGCGCAAGGAGCTGTCGGCGGAGGAGCTCGCGGCCCTCGAGACGCTCGACATGGAGGAGCTGCGAAAGCGCTTCGAGGAGCGGCTCAAGGAGCAGCGCAGCCGGCACGACGGCGGCAACCGTTGGGTGGGCACGGGCGGCACGAGCCCCTTCGGCGCGCAAGGCGCTCACCCCTCGGGGCTCCGCGTGGGGCCCGCCGGCGGGGGGAAGAGCGCCATGGGCGTGGCCGACGCGCGCAGGTACAAACCGTACCGCTCCGACCTCGTGCTCGACGTGCGCCAGATCGAGGTGGCGCTCCGCAAGCTGCGGGTGTTCCAACGCGAAGGTCAGATCGACGAGCTCGACATCGAAGAGACGGTGCGCGAGACGGCCAAGAACGCCGGCGAGCTCGAGATCGTGCTTCGCCCGCCGCGCAAATCGAACACACGCGTGCTCCTCTTGATGGACGTGGGCGGCTCGATGGATCCCCACGCCGAGGTGGTCTCGAGGCTATTTTCTGCGGCGAAACGCGCGTCGAACATTCGGTCGCTCAAGACGTACTACTTCCACAACTGCGTCTACGGGCGGCTCTACGAGACCGAGCGCTTCTCGGATCCGGTGCTCTTGAAGGACGTGCTCGAGCAGTGCGGCCCCGAGTGGAAGCTCGTGCTCGTCGGCGACGCGGCCATGCACCCGACCGAGCTCCTCGGTGCGGGCGACTGGGAGTACTACACACGCGGGGGCGGCGAGATGATGCCCGGCATCCGCTGGCTCATGCGCCTCTCCGATCACTTCCGCCGCGCGGCCTGGCTGAACCCCGACCCTCCGGCCTACTGGAAGGGCGGCACCGCCGAGGCGATCTCCAAGGTCTTCAGCATGTTCCAGCTCACCCTCGACGGCCTCGGCGAGGCCGTGACGCACCTCTCGAGGGGCGACACGAAGGGGCGTTGA
- a CDS encoding alpha/beta hydrolase — MMLQAMGALVSTLGRRLRHGPLRPSWSLLFETSICLLRRTSQRAASLDPLGERALWATMKAPPAKVFGSVTQRDDTLGGVRARWFEPRDVRSEATIVYVHGGSFIYGSFESHGELIAHLAVTSGARVLAVDYRLAPEHRYPAALDDVIAAYTALLDAGTAPSKVLLAGDSAGGNLVLAALLRLRDEGRPMPAGVIALSPWVDLARQGGTLETNQAFDWGVPSAFQSWARTYLPTGSLDDPRVSPMYGDFGGTSPLLVLYGECEMLRDQVEELIERVRAAGLPIESERYPDMVHGWMTLASATPEAARAFERCARFVTERTKTSVGARG; from the coding sequence ATGATGCTCCAAGCCATGGGCGCGCTCGTGTCGACACTCGGGAGGCGACTCCGCCACGGCCCGCTCAGGCCGAGCTGGTCCTTGCTCTTCGAGACGAGCATCTGCCTCCTGCGCCGCACCTCGCAGCGCGCGGCATCGCTCGACCCGCTCGGCGAGCGTGCGCTGTGGGCGACCATGAAGGCGCCGCCGGCCAAGGTCTTCGGGAGCGTCACGCAGCGCGACGACACGCTCGGCGGGGTCCGCGCGAGGTGGTTCGAGCCGCGCGACGTGCGCTCGGAGGCCACGATCGTGTACGTGCACGGCGGCTCGTTCATCTACGGGTCGTTCGAGTCGCACGGCGAGCTCATCGCCCACCTCGCCGTGACGAGCGGCGCGCGCGTGCTCGCGGTCGACTACCGCCTCGCACCGGAGCACCGCTACCCCGCAGCCCTCGACGACGTGATAGCCGCCTACACCGCGCTGCTCGACGCCGGCACGGCGCCCTCGAAGGTGCTGCTCGCAGGGGACTCGGCGGGCGGAAACTTGGTCCTGGCGGCGCTCCTGCGATTGCGCGACGAGGGCCGGCCGATGCCAGCGGGGGTCATCGCGCTCTCGCCGTGGGTCGACCTCGCGCGCCAGGGCGGCACGCTCGAGACGAACCAAGCCTTCGACTGGGGTGTGCCGAGCGCCTTCCAGAGCTGGGCACGCACGTACCTGCCCACGGGCTCGCTCGACGATCCTCGCGTCTCGCCGATGTATGGCGACTTCGGCGGGACCTCGCCGTTGCTCGTGCTCTACGGCGAATGCGAGATGCTGCGCGATCAGGTCGAGGAGCTCATCGAGCGCGTGCGCGCGGCGGGGCTGCCCATCGAGTCCGAGCGCTACCCCGACATGGTGCACGGCTGGATGACCCTCGCCTCGGCGACGCCCGAAGCCGCCCGCGCCTTCGAACGCTGCGCACGCTTCGTCACCGAGCGAACGAAGACGAGCGTGGGCGCTCGAGGGTGA